One genomic segment of Ipomoea triloba cultivar NCNSP0323 chromosome 9, ASM357664v1 includes these proteins:
- the LOC116030503 gene encoding nudix hydrolase 16, mitochondrial-like yields MSELVARTGRQQQRYHEGFRLIAGCIPFKFRDVEENGGDISRKVVEVLMINSTSGPGLLFPKGGWENDETVEEAAMREAIEEAGVRGDLVHFLGYYLFKSKTLQDEFSPEGLCKASMFALLVKEELESWPEQSLRQRSWLTIPEAIECCRHPWMREALEEGFLKWHDSGMESTMNKCED; encoded by the exons ATGTCTGAATTGGTGGCTCGGACTGGTAGGCAACAGCAACGGTACCACGAAGGCTTTCGCCTCATCGCCGG GTGTATTCCTTTTAAGTTTAGAGACGTAGAAGAAAATGGTGGTGACATCTCCAGGAAAGTTGTTGAAGTGCTTATGATAAACTCAACTAGTGGACCTGGTCTTCTGTTTCCTAAG GGTGGGTGGGAAAATGATGAAACTGTTGAGGAGGCAGCTATGCGTGAAGCCATTGAGGAGGCTGGAGTTCGTGGGGATCTAGTG CATTTCCTGGGGTACTACCTATTTAAAAGCAAGACGCTTCAGGATGAGTTCAGTCCAGAGGGTTTGTGCAAAGCTTCCATGTTTGCTTTGCTGGTGAAGGAAGAGCTCGAGTCTTGGCCAGAGCAGAGCCTTCGGCAAAGAAGCTGGCTGACAATCCCAGAAGCAATCGAGTGTTGTCGGCACCCATGGATGCGAGAGGCCCTCGAAGAAGGTTTCTTGAAGTGGCACGACAGCGGTATGGAAAGTACAATGAATAAATGCGAAGACTAG
- the LOC116029985 gene encoding transcription factor-like protein DPB yields MVNNHEDGEKNPSRGGNSGGAGGGGGATRSWGTTVSGQSVSTSGSVGSPSSRSEAAIATPASENTFARVTSLDNHADDAGSLGAAGKKKRGQRAAGGDKSGRGLRQFSMKVCEKVESKGRTTYNEVADELVAEFADPNNNLSSPDQQQYDEKNIRRRVYDALNVLMAMDIISKDKKEIQWKGLPRTSINDIEELKTERLGLRNRIDKKAAYLEELEEQYAGLQNLMKRNEQLYSSGNTPSGGVALPFILVQTRPHATVEVEISEDMQLVHFDFNSTPFELHDDNYVLKAMNFCGRPKDDSVPQNLPADGGEGSSMPNVFQLQIPNLPIQNISGRPPTSPPLPGILKARVKHEHPPPST; encoded by the exons ATGGTGAATAATCATGAGGATGGGGAGAAAAACCCATCTAGAGGAGGTAACAGCGGCGGCGCAGGAGGAGGAGGTGGGGCTACCAGGTCTTGGGGCACCACCGTTTCGGGTCAATCTGTATCGACTAGTGGCAGTGTTGGGTCACCATCGAGCCGGAGCGAGGCTGCCATTGCCACTCCTGCCAGCGAGAACACTTTTGCTCGGGTAACTAGCCTGGATAATCATGCTGATGATGCCGGGTCTCTTGGTGCTGCTGG gaagaagaaaagaggTCAACGAGCAGCAGGAGGGGATAAAAGTGGTAGAGGGCTACGGCAGTTTAGCATGAAAg TGTGTGAGAAGGTGGAAAGCAAAGGAAGAACCACATACAATGAG GTAGCTGACGAACTTGTAGCTGAATTTGCTGATCCTAACAACAATCTTTCATCTCCAGATCAG CAACAATATGATGAGAAAAACATTCGTCGTCGTGTGTATGATGCTCTGAATGTTCTTATGGCAATGGATATTATTTCAAAggataaaaaagaaatacaGTGGAAGGGTCTGCCACGGACGAGCATAAATGATATTGAAGAGCTAAAG ACTGAGCGTCTTGGATTGAGAAACAGGATTGATAAAAAAGCCGCCTATTTAGAAGAACTGGAGGAGCAG TATGCAGGTCTTCAGAACCTCATGAAACGCAATGAACAACTATACAGCTCCGGAAATACTCCAAGTGGTGGTGTGGCTTTACCATTCATATTGGTTCAG ACTCGCCCTCATGCAACAGTTGAAGTGGAAATATCAGAAGATATGCAATTGGTGCACTTTGACTTTAACAG CACGCCCTTTGAGCTACACGATGACAACTATGTGCTCAAAGCAATGAATTTCTGCGGAAGACCAAAGGATGATTCCGTGCCACAGAATCTTCCAGCTGATGGAGGGGAAGGTTCCAGCATGCCCAACGTGTTCCAACTTCAGATACCTAATCTGCCTATACAAAACATATCTGGTAGGCCCCCCACCTCGCCACCTCTCCCTGGAATACTAAAGGCGCGCGTCAAGCATGAACATCCTCCTCCCAGTACTTAA